The following proteins are encoded in a genomic region of Tenacibaculum sp. 190524A05c:
- a CDS encoding S8 family peptidase: MKVLKPILYSTVAVALASCSTAGSIAKKEVPQGPNTSIDIPAKKAELTDKEGKNWQHYDLATDTIPGMSTYKAQEFLKGKKGVEVIVGVVDSGTDLKHEDLKDVAWVNEDEIPGNGIDDDKNGYVDDINGWNFLGDSYKELLEYQRIMQNPSIADEETAAEVKEFYNKELEKAKKGIAKVEQNAGLYSKMLESVIEADKKFTKHFGKSDYSSQDVLGIKDNAELESSVAVAKQIFGFGIGSLSEAKSELEGAVSYFTGKLESDKAMISGDLLKKNYRKVVGDNPEDINDSPGYGNGNSGHSTKDESHGTHVSGIIGATRGNGKGMDGVASNVKIMAVRSVPDGDEYDKDVALGIRYAVDNGAKVINTSFGKGYSPHKNWVYDAIKYAAEKDVLIVNAAGNSSENIDVDKTFPNDAPDQVNEVSDNFITIGAMSSNYNEKLPASFTNYGKINVDVFGPGVAVYSTTPDSEYGKKSGTSMASPAVAGVAALVRSYYPELSASQVKRILMNSGTKIDFKVIKPGTKDELVPFSDLSVSGRVVNAYNALKMADRLVNGK; this comes from the coding sequence ATGAAAGTTTTAAAACCAATTTTATATTCAACTGTAGCAGTAGCTTTAGCGAGCTGTTCTACAGCCGGTAGTATTGCAAAAAAAGAGGTTCCTCAAGGACCAAATACATCTATAGATATTCCAGCTAAAAAAGCTGAATTAACAGATAAGGAAGGAAAAAACTGGCAACATTACGATTTAGCTACAGATACAATTCCTGGAATGAGTACGTATAAAGCTCAAGAGTTTTTAAAAGGAAAAAAAGGAGTTGAAGTTATCGTTGGTGTAGTTGATAGTGGTACAGATTTAAAACATGAAGATCTTAAAGATGTTGCATGGGTAAATGAAGATGAAATTCCTGGAAACGGAATTGATGACGATAAAAACGGATATGTTGATGATATCAACGGATGGAACTTCTTAGGTGATTCTTATAAAGAATTATTAGAGTACCAAAGAATCATGCAAAACCCTTCAATTGCAGATGAAGAAACTGCTGCTGAAGTAAAAGAATTCTATAACAAAGAGTTAGAAAAAGCAAAAAAAGGGATTGCTAAAGTTGAGCAAAATGCTGGATTATACAGCAAAATGTTAGAAAGCGTAATTGAGGCTGATAAGAAATTCACAAAGCATTTTGGTAAATCAGATTATTCTAGTCAAGATGTTTTAGGTATTAAAGACAATGCTGAGTTAGAAAGTTCAGTGGCTGTTGCAAAACAAATCTTTGGATTTGGAATTGGATCTCTTTCTGAAGCTAAATCAGAATTAGAAGGAGCTGTGAGCTACTTCACAGGAAAGTTAGAGTCTGATAAGGCTATGATTTCTGGAGATCTTTTAAAGAAAAACTATCGTAAAGTAGTTGGTGATAACCCAGAAGATATTAACGATAGCCCAGGTTACGGAAATGGAAACTCTGGTCATTCTACAAAAGATGAATCTCACGGAACTCACGTTTCTGGTATCATTGGTGCTACTAGAGGAAATGGAAAAGGTATGGATGGTGTTGCTAGTAATGTAAAAATTATGGCAGTTCGTTCAGTACCAGATGGTGATGAGTATGATAAAGATGTTGCTTTAGGTATTCGTTACGCTGTTGACAACGGAGCTAAAGTAATCAATACAAGTTTTGGTAAAGGATACTCTCCTCACAAAAACTGGGTTTACGATGCAATTAAGTATGCAGCTGAAAAAGATGTATTAATTGTAAATGCAGCAGGAAACTCAAGTGAGAATATTGATGTAGACAAAACATTCCCGAATGATGCACCAGATCAAGTAAATGAAGTATCAGATAACTTTATTACAATTGGAGCAATGAGTTCAAACTACAACGAAAAATTACCAGCAAGTTTTACAAATTACGGTAAAATTAATGTGGATGTATTCGGTCCTGGTGTAGCGGTATATTCTACTACTCCAGATAGTGAATATGGTAAGAAAAGTGGAACGTCAATGGCTTCTCCAGCAGTAGCAGGTGTTGCAGCATTAGTTCGTTCTTACTACCCAGAATTATCAGCGAGTCAAGTAAAGAGAATCTTAATGAACTCTGGAACAAAAATAGACTTTAAAGTAATTAAGCCTGGAACTAAAGATGAATTAGTACCGTTCTCAGATTTATCAGTTTCTGGTCGTGTAGTTAATGCATATAACGCATTAAAAATGGCCGACAGATTAGTGAACGGAAAGTAA
- a CDS encoding MBL fold metallo-hydrolase, which yields MRIYPIETGNFKLDGGAMFGVVPRTLWQKTNPADSNNMIEMGMRCMLIEDGDRLTLIDTGIGNKQSDKFFGYYYLYGDFSLDASLAAHGFHRDDITDVFLTHLHFDHCGGAIQWNKDRTGFEPAFKNARFWSNSRHWDWAVNPNPREKASFLKENILPIEESGQLNFLHLNAKDYVGFDVIFKDGHTEKQMLPKIEYQGKTMVFMADLLPTAGHIPLPYVMGYDTRPLLTLKEKEAFLKEAADNEYYLFLEHDAHNELVTVKHTEKGVRLKETHKFTDIFN from the coding sequence ATGCGAATATATCCAATAGAAACAGGTAATTTCAAACTAGATGGAGGAGCAATGTTTGGAGTTGTGCCAAGAACTTTATGGCAAAAAACAAATCCAGCAGATTCTAATAATATGATCGAAATGGGAATGCGTTGCATGCTCATCGAAGATGGCGATCGATTAACTCTAATTGATACAGGAATTGGAAATAAACAATCCGATAAGTTTTTTGGATATTATTATTTGTATGGTGACTTTTCGTTAGATGCATCTTTAGCGGCTCATGGTTTTCACAGAGATGATATTACAGATGTATTCTTAACTCATTTACATTTTGATCATTGTGGTGGTGCAATTCAATGGAATAAAGATAGAACTGGTTTTGAGCCAGCTTTTAAAAATGCCAGATTTTGGAGTAATAGCAGACATTGGGATTGGGCTGTAAATCCGAATCCAAGGGAAAAAGCTTCGTTTTTAAAAGAGAACATTTTACCTATTGAAGAAAGCGGACAATTAAACTTCTTGCATTTAAATGCAAAAGATTATGTTGGTTTTGATGTAATATTTAAAGATGGTCATACAGAAAAGCAAATGTTGCCTAAAATAGAATATCAAGGAAAAACAATGGTGTTCATGGCTGATTTGTTACCTACAGCAGGTCATATTCCGTTACCATATGTAATGGGTTACGATACCAGACCATTATTAACACTTAAAGAAAAAGAAGCCTTTTTAAAAGAGGCGGCAGATAACGAATATTACCTTTTCTTAGAGCACGACGCGCATAACGAGCTAGTTACAGTTAAGCATACAGAAAAAGGAGTTCGATTAAAAGAGACACATAAATTCACAGATATATTTAATTAA
- the folB gene encoding dihydroneopterin aldolase gives MGIIKVTDIRLFTNHGCLDEEARIGSEYRVDIVVKADLMKSAESDELEDTVDYVHLNKIAKEEMAIRSKLLEKVAKRIIDRIFDEIKMVEEATVSISKLNPPIGGNVGEVTIELSNSRKN, from the coding sequence ATGGGAATTATTAAAGTTACTGACATCCGATTATTTACAAACCACGGATGTTTAGATGAGGAAGCTAGAATTGGTTCAGAGTATCGTGTGGATATTGTAGTAAAAGCTGATTTAATGAAATCAGCCGAAAGTGATGAATTAGAAGATACTGTTGATTATGTTCATCTGAATAAAATAGCAAAAGAAGAGATGGCTATTCGTTCTAAATTGTTAGAAAAAGTAGCAAAAAGAATCATAGACAGGATTTTTGATGAAATTAAAATGGTTGAGGAAGCAACCGTAAGTATCTCAAAACTAAACCCTCCGATTGGTGGGAACGTTGGAGAGGTAACTATAGAACTATCAAATTCGCGTAAAAATTAA